The Corynebacterium glaucum genome includes a region encoding these proteins:
- a CDS encoding alpha-ketoglutarate-dependent dioxygenase AlkB family protein — protein MLFDALPREPSNPAPGVVHVPNFLALEEQEALVTQARKIARSVAGTPVAMRRPYVGTGQMTTWMLSLGWFWATKPYRLVREVDGHPTPPIPANYQEIAAKVMAAAREIDPQVGATPEVETALVNFYPPGTSMGMHVDAEEESDNAVVSLSIGEETIFRIEAPGGTVDLLLMSGDALVFGGPARRARHGVMGVRAGTGPAGTGLTEGRINITMRQVHAPSARYANGL, from the coding sequence ATGCTTTTCGACGCCCTCCCGCGCGAACCTTCCAACCCCGCTCCCGGAGTCGTGCACGTGCCTAACTTCTTGGCGTTGGAGGAGCAGGAAGCACTGGTTACGCAGGCGCGCAAAATCGCCCGGTCAGTGGCGGGCACGCCGGTTGCTATGCGACGGCCTTACGTTGGCACCGGTCAGATGACCACCTGGATGCTCTCACTCGGTTGGTTCTGGGCAACGAAGCCGTACCGGCTGGTGCGCGAGGTAGACGGGCACCCAACGCCACCAATACCCGCGAACTACCAGGAAATCGCGGCCAAAGTTATGGCGGCAGCGCGCGAGATCGACCCGCAGGTCGGTGCCACGCCCGAGGTGGAAACCGCGCTGGTGAACTTTTACCCGCCAGGCACTTCGATGGGCATGCACGTCGATGCGGAGGAAGAGTCGGACAACGCGGTGGTGAGTCTGTCGATCGGGGAGGAGACTATCTTCCGCATCGAGGCGCCCGGCGGCACCGTCGACCTGCTGCTCATGTCCGGCGACGCGCTAGTGTTCGGCGGGCCGGCGCGCCGGGCCCGCCACGGCGTGATGGGCGTGCGCGCGGGCACCGGCCCGGCCGGCACGGGTCTCACCGAGGGCCGAATCAACATCACGATGCGGCAAGTGCACGCCCCTTCCGCCCGGTACGCTAATGGGCTATGA
- a CDS encoding glyoxalase, which yields MPAFEAKPGMPYWQDLVTTQPQKAAYFYAKLLGWEVSNDAYRVARKEGLPVAGIVGAETDLLGWTPYFLGLGTDGVEKLGGEVISTADVALGQMTICQDRTGCPFGLIEPHGEDQFVAAGEPGVPVWHEYIAPSQDAIDFYAELFDWEVVRDGNYFIAMEDGAPFLGMLLDETAGVSLWQTYFGVENLEHALMTVGNFGGQVISGPVASPFGLIAIAEDATGAGFHLCEVAVPEFDDIRESDSILDL from the coding sequence ATGCCCGCATTCGAGGCGAAACCCGGCATGCCGTACTGGCAGGATTTGGTGACCACGCAGCCGCAAAAAGCAGCGTATTTTTACGCGAAGCTGCTTGGCTGGGAAGTTTCCAACGATGCGTACCGCGTCGCCCGCAAAGAGGGGTTGCCGGTAGCTGGCATCGTCGGCGCGGAGACCGACCTGTTGGGCTGGACGCCGTACTTCCTCGGGTTGGGCACCGACGGGGTGGAGAAGCTCGGCGGCGAAGTGATCAGCACTGCGGACGTGGCGCTTGGGCAGATGACCATTTGCCAAGACCGCACCGGCTGCCCGTTCGGGTTGATCGAGCCGCACGGGGAAGATCAGTTCGTGGCTGCCGGGGAGCCGGGCGTGCCCGTGTGGCACGAATACATCGCGCCGAGCCAGGACGCGATCGACTTCTACGCTGAGCTTTTCGACTGGGAAGTGGTGCGCGACGGCAACTACTTCATCGCGATGGAAGACGGCGCACCGTTTTTGGGCATGCTGCTCGATGAAACCGCCGGTGTGTCGCTGTGGCAGACCTATTTCGGCGTGGAAAACCTCGAGCACGCGCTGATGACCGTCGGCAATTTTGGTGGCCAAGTGATCAGCGGTCCGGTGGCCAGCCCCTTCGGCCTGATTGCCATCGCGGAGGACGCCACCGGCGCGGGTTTTCACCTCTGCGAAGTAGCGGTGCCCGAATTCGACGACATCCGCGAATCCGACTCCATCCTGGATCTGTGA
- a CDS encoding RNA-binding S4 domain-containing protein, with protein MHIEVPIAGESIKLGQFLKLANLAESGGHAKELIAEGEVQVDGEVVSSRGFSLGDGARVTVGDTSATVVCSGEDGEDDYFDERTANDDFDPEKWRNM; from the coding sequence ATGCATATCGAGGTGCCCATCGCAGGCGAGTCCATCAAACTCGGCCAGTTTCTCAAGCTAGCCAACCTCGCGGAATCCGGCGGTCACGCGAAAGAACTCATCGCAGAAGGTGAGGTGCAAGTCGACGGCGAGGTGGTCTCTTCGAGGGGCTTTTCGCTTGGCGACGGTGCACGGGTCACCGTCGGCGACACCTCGGCGACCGTCGTGTGTAGTGGGGAGGACGGCGAGGACGACTACTTCGACGAGCGCACCGCCAACGATGATTTCGACCCCGAAAAGTGGAGGAACATGTAA
- a CDS encoding sugar O-acetyltransferase, with protein sequence MHDMERMRSGQWYIAGEEAAARHREVRELIREFNGLANTDPERSRELLRGLFPHGELPNIWPPLHLEFGVNTRFGEGCYMNFNCTILDIADVTVGARTLFGPGCQLITVEHPVNDHVERAEGWERARPIRIGEDCWFGAGVIVLPGVTVGDRVVVAAGSVVTRDIPSDSLAAGVPAEVKRSTKEQ encoded by the coding sequence ATGCACGACATGGAACGCATGCGCTCAGGCCAGTGGTACATCGCCGGCGAGGAAGCGGCTGCGCGACACCGCGAGGTCCGCGAGCTGATCCGCGAGTTCAACGGGCTTGCAAACACGGATCCGGAGCGCTCGCGGGAGCTGCTGCGCGGATTGTTTCCGCACGGTGAGTTGCCCAATATCTGGCCGCCGCTGCACCTCGAGTTCGGTGTGAACACCCGCTTCGGTGAAGGGTGTTACATGAACTTCAACTGCACCATCCTGGACATCGCCGACGTCACCGTTGGCGCTCGCACCCTGTTTGGGCCGGGCTGCCAACTGATTACCGTTGAACACCCGGTGAACGATCATGTTGAACGCGCCGAGGGCTGGGAGCGCGCACGCCCGATCCGGATTGGCGAGGATTGCTGGTTCGGTGCAGGGGTGATCGTGCTGCCAGGGGTCACGGTGGGTGATCGCGTGGTGGTCGCCGCCGGCAGCGTGGTCACTCGCGACATACCCTCGGATTCGTTGGCCGCGGGAGTCCCGGCGGAGGTCAAACGATCGACGAAGGAGCAGTAG
- a CDS encoding IS1249 family transposase, with the protein MPKNRPRCHCGAEMKRNGTTSKGTTRWRCKACGFSTSKKRLDVTNAATFAQFITHCTTTETLSATAKRLGVSHSTLKRRFTWCWLVDVPDPTIDHTGRVYDQIFIDGTYTAGGCLIVAATLDHVIAWHWCYRETSRDYQHLLSRIPAPLIVVLDGGQGAASAIKICWPTTKVQRCLVHAQRVVRRHTTSHPRTDAGQTIYRLALNLTQITTLDQAATWGGQLHEFSTIYQSWMNEKTRSKDPATGMWVTTWTHPSVRKAYNSLHHLWRNNLLFVYLDPPEEVLDPARVKATTNSLEGGINAQVKALAYAHRGRTNEHQRRMLDWWLYLKTELPDDPIKIARQSNWGKDQLAKVQILTHNENQADHETGRPALYDNAIDTNYNHSIGIQKGHI; encoded by the coding sequence ATGCCAAAGAACCGACCACGCTGCCACTGCGGCGCTGAGATGAAACGCAACGGCACCACATCCAAAGGCACAACTCGCTGGCGGTGTAAAGCCTGCGGTTTCTCTACCTCCAAAAAGCGCCTCGATGTCACCAACGCAGCCACGTTTGCCCAATTCATCACGCACTGCACCACCACGGAAACCCTCTCCGCTACCGCGAAACGACTCGGCGTCAGCCACTCCACCCTGAAACGGCGTTTCACCTGGTGCTGGCTCGTTGACGTGCCTGATCCCACCATCGATCACACCGGGCGCGTCTACGACCAGATCTTCATCGACGGCACCTACACCGCAGGCGGATGTCTGATCGTCGCCGCAACCCTCGACCACGTCATCGCCTGGCACTGGTGCTACCGGGAAACCAGCCGCGACTACCAACACCTGCTCTCACGCATCCCCGCCCCCTTGATCGTCGTGCTCGACGGCGGGCAAGGCGCAGCAAGCGCGATCAAAATCTGCTGGCCAACCACTAAAGTGCAGCGCTGCTTAGTCCACGCCCAACGCGTCGTGCGCCGTCACACCACCTCACACCCACGCACCGACGCAGGACAAACGATCTACCGGTTAGCGCTCAACCTCACCCAAATCACCACACTGGACCAGGCCGCCACCTGGGGTGGGCAGCTGCATGAATTCTCCACCATCTACCAAAGCTGGATGAACGAGAAAACCAGAAGCAAAGACCCCGCCACCGGAATGTGGGTCACCACCTGGACGCACCCCAGTGTGCGCAAGGCCTACAACAGCTTGCATCACCTATGGCGAAACAACCTGCTGTTTGTCTACCTCGACCCACCCGAAGAAGTGCTCGATCCCGCCCGAGTCAAAGCCACCACCAACAGTCTTGAAGGCGGGATCAACGCCCAAGTCAAAGCCCTTGCCTACGCCCACCGCGGGCGCACCAACGAACACCAACGCCGCATGCTCGACTGGTGGTTGTACCTGAAAACAGAACTGCCTGACGACCCCATCAAGATCGCCAGACAATCCAACTGGGGAAAGGATCAACTCGCCAAAGTCCAAATCCTGACCCACAACGAGAACCAAGCCGACCACGAAACAGGACGACCAGCCCTCTACGACAACGCTATCGACACCAACTACAACCACTCAATCGGCATCCAAAAAGGCCACATCTAA
- a CDS encoding cutinase family protein — protein MKLHAIAAKAAATIAAAAALLTPLATAPAANAFPAPITPSNLVGDLLGQQGCRAQYLIAVPGGANTVEGVPTFLPHGGQVFSTGLRTQAQTGGQVQPLWVSYNSAAFANRTYYAASAEAYTATRNVVTRLSNACPDATFHFTGYSLGADVAARLTRDIAYGSGPIAPERVRSVALIANPYQGDNGAWLAPGTSPDSRGALGELEGGYGQLADLVLEICRPDDIVCSMDEDYRPLVEPAMRTHLNAGRVPFSEFAGIFSHLGVEALGIPGAMGAHGDYGQAAPREAADWVVLHSGDPAPEPASEE, from the coding sequence ATGAAACTTCACGCCATCGCCGCGAAAGCTGCGGCCACAATCGCCGCGGCCGCCGCACTGCTAACTCCGCTGGCCACCGCTCCTGCGGCAAACGCATTCCCCGCCCCAATCACGCCGTCGAACCTGGTTGGCGACCTGCTCGGCCAACAGGGATGCCGCGCGCAGTACCTCATTGCCGTTCCAGGCGGCGCGAACACGGTGGAAGGCGTGCCCACGTTCTTGCCGCACGGCGGGCAGGTGTTCTCCACCGGGTTGCGCACCCAGGCTCAGACCGGCGGACAGGTCCAGCCGCTGTGGGTGTCCTACAACTCCGCAGCGTTTGCGAACCGCACGTACTACGCCGCTTCGGCGGAGGCATACACGGCAACCCGCAATGTGGTGACCAGGCTTTCAAATGCGTGCCCGGACGCAACGTTCCACTTCACCGGGTACTCGCTTGGCGCGGACGTAGCCGCGCGCCTCACGCGCGACATCGCCTACGGCTCCGGCCCAATCGCGCCGGAACGCGTGCGCTCGGTAGCGCTGATTGCCAACCCGTACCAGGGTGACAACGGTGCGTGGCTCGCGCCGGGCACCTCCCCCGACTCACGCGGCGCCCTCGGCGAGCTCGAAGGCGGTTACGGCCAGCTCGCGGACCTCGTGCTGGAAATCTGCCGCCCCGACGACATCGTTTGCTCCATGGATGAGGACTACCGCCCGCTGGTGGAACCTGCGATGCGCACCCACCTGAACGCGGGCCGCGTCCCCTTCTCCGAGTTCGCCGGGATCTTTTCCCACCTGGGCGTGGAAGCACTGGGCATTCCGGGAGCGATGGGCGCGCACGGTGATTACGGCCAAGCTGCCCCGCGCGAAGCCGCAGATTGGGTCGTCCTGCACTCCGGAGATCCTGCACCGGAACCGGCATCTGAGGAGTAG
- a CDS encoding LysE family translocator, with product MTGSAFAALLATWIAAILSPGPDVFQIIRVGAKDRAAGVACALGIMVGNALWIIGSLLGLSALIQAVPQILVVLQIVGGAYLLYMGIGALRGGLAGRRPDPAAAGAPQHARTVAPAKAFRIGVATNLSNPKAILFFGAIFAQFVRPGMGAQWMLIIALTLIVTGIIWFVAFAAAVRALAAPIQRYGWGIDIATGAVFIAIALWMVVEGVTAAAQHLA from the coding sequence ATGACGGGATCAGCATTCGCCGCACTGCTTGCCACCTGGATCGCGGCGATTCTCAGCCCCGGACCGGACGTATTCCAGATCATCCGCGTCGGCGCGAAAGACCGCGCGGCTGGTGTGGCGTGCGCGCTGGGGATCATGGTGGGCAATGCCCTGTGGATTATCGGCTCGCTGCTCGGGCTGTCTGCGCTGATCCAAGCGGTGCCGCAGATCTTGGTGGTGCTGCAGATTGTCGGTGGTGCGTACCTGCTGTACATGGGCATTGGCGCGTTGCGCGGCGGGTTGGCGGGGCGCAGGCCGGACCCGGCCGCAGCCGGAGCACCCCAACACGCTCGCACCGTCGCTCCGGCGAAGGCGTTTCGCATCGGTGTGGCCACAAACCTATCCAACCCGAAGGCGATCCTCTTCTTCGGCGCGATTTTCGCGCAGTTCGTCCGCCCCGGCATGGGCGCGCAGTGGATGCTCATCATCGCGCTGACGCTGATTGTCACGGGCATCATCTGGTTCGTGGCGTTCGCGGCGGCGGTGCGCGCGCTGGCCGCGCCGATTCAGCGTTACGGCTGGGGGATTGACATTGCTACCGGCGCCGTGTTCATCGCGATCGCGCTGTGGATGGTGGTTGAGGGAGTGACTGCCGCGGCGCAGCATCTGGCTTAG
- a CDS encoding SDR family oxidoreductase yields the protein MNAPESEKFAVVTGGSAGIGEAACRALAADGWTVYVAARRVEKCEAIAQEIGGIALELDVTDQRSVDKLKELPQVDLLVNNAGGAKELDYLRDASAEDWQWMFDTNVLGTMRVTKALYPQLKEAKGLVINIGSVAGTDAYKGGSGYNAAKYGLRGMTRAFRREEAPDIRVCEIDPGRVKTEFSLNRFAGDEARAAAVYDGKLNLEAEDIAEAIRWVASLPPRVNVDTMSIMPADQAER from the coding sequence ATGAACGCACCAGAGAGCGAGAAGTTCGCAGTAGTCACCGGCGGTTCCGCCGGCATTGGTGAGGCCGCCTGCCGGGCACTCGCGGCAGACGGCTGGACCGTCTACGTCGCCGCGCGCCGCGTCGAGAAGTGCGAGGCCATCGCGCAAGAGATCGGCGGGATTGCGTTGGAGTTGGACGTGACGGATCAACGAAGCGTCGACAAGCTGAAAGAGCTCCCTCAAGTCGACCTTTTGGTGAACAACGCGGGTGGTGCGAAGGAGCTGGATTACCTGCGCGACGCGAGCGCCGAAGATTGGCAGTGGATGTTTGACACCAACGTGCTGGGCACGATGCGGGTGACCAAGGCGCTGTACCCGCAGCTCAAGGAGGCGAAGGGGCTGGTGATCAACATTGGCTCCGTGGCCGGTACTGACGCGTACAAGGGCGGAAGCGGCTACAACGCGGCGAAGTACGGGCTGCGTGGGATGACGCGGGCGTTTCGTCGTGAAGAAGCTCCCGACATCCGGGTGTGCGAGATCGATCCGGGCCGCGTGAAGACGGAGTTCTCGCTCAACCGCTTCGCCGGCGACGAGGCGCGCGCCGCCGCGGTGTACGACGGCAAGCTCAACCTCGAGGCGGAGGACATCGCCGAGGCGATCCGTTGGGTGGCCTCGCTGCCGCCGCGTGTGAACGTAGACACCATGAGTATTATGCCCGCTGACCAGGCGGAACGTTAA
- a CDS encoding alpha/beta hydrolase, with the protein MVEPINEQLSDDFHVGGRDREMPPELQLEQLVSYIEATYDPSSEQYLALLPDRITHAAMLMLGSGIDQSMPGVAFPGGVEVRQVELGTLFVPSSPTATWGISLYDGPSNAKNNSWRPEVAGVAELSGATMLDVNNLADAEAAVEFARAEGAKRIAVWAFGAAAESIPPDADVHVLTFPTVVPDSSTKAVSFLQVALKDEVVARVQPPRRAQVVAYHSTHYIATPAESRRRVRDVAEFLASA; encoded by the coding sequence TTGGTAGAGCCGATCAACGAGCAGCTCAGCGACGATTTCCACGTCGGCGGCCGCGACCGCGAAATGCCACCCGAGCTTCAGCTCGAGCAACTCGTCAGCTACATCGAGGCCACCTACGACCCCAGCTCGGAGCAGTACCTCGCGCTGCTTCCCGACCGCATCACCCATGCCGCCATGCTCATGCTCGGCAGCGGCATCGACCAGTCCATGCCGGGCGTCGCCTTCCCCGGCGGCGTCGAGGTCCGCCAGGTGGAGCTCGGCACCCTGTTCGTGCCCAGCTCACCCACCGCCACATGGGGCATTTCGCTTTACGACGGCCCGTCCAACGCCAAGAACAACTCCTGGCGCCCCGAGGTCGCCGGCGTGGCAGAGCTGTCGGGGGCGACCATGCTCGACGTGAACAACCTGGCTGACGCCGAAGCGGCTGTGGAGTTCGCCCGCGCGGAAGGTGCCAAGCGGATCGCGGTGTGGGCATTCGGTGCCGCCGCCGAGTCCATCCCGCCCGACGCGGACGTGCATGTGCTCACGTTTCCCACCGTGGTGCCGGATTCCAGCACCAAAGCGGTGTCGTTTTTGCAGGTCGCGCTGAAGGATGAGGTTGTGGCGCGGGTGCAGCCGCCGCGCCGAGCGCAGGTGGTTGCGTACCATTCGACCCACTACATCGCGACGCCTGCAGAGTCCAGGCGCCGCGTGCGTGACGTCGCTGAGTTCCTTGCGTCGGCCTAA
- a CDS encoding M15 family metallopeptidase yields MTVPERWLQPYDYDELRAITPTDLTPLPEPPSTDVARTVPVEETGGALVEIPDDLATYHAYLELGSQAMPRVMLAREEVIDRIRRAQASLPAPFTFLILDTWRSVEAQAELARIYKQKYPDLDARYIADASDTELIAPHTMGAAVDLTLCVDGQGLPLGADFDQFDESAGAMYLERLEDPSPQQVLNRDLRRLLSHTMFDAGFAPLDSEWWHFSYGDQRWATFTGSSASLYGRIEA; encoded by the coding sequence ATGACCGTGCCCGAGCGCTGGCTGCAGCCCTACGACTACGACGAGCTGCGCGCCATCACCCCGACGGACTTGACGCCGCTACCCGAGCCCCCGTCCACGGATGTGGCACGAACCGTTCCGGTGGAGGAAACCGGCGGCGCGCTGGTGGAGATCCCAGATGACCTGGCCACGTACCACGCATACCTGGAGCTCGGTTCGCAGGCAATGCCGCGGGTCATGCTGGCACGTGAGGAAGTGATTGACCGGATCCGCCGCGCGCAGGCCTCGCTGCCAGCACCGTTCACGTTCCTCATCCTGGACACGTGGCGCTCTGTCGAGGCGCAGGCGGAACTGGCGCGTATCTATAAGCAGAAGTACCCCGATCTCGATGCCCGTTACATTGCCGACGCCTCCGACACCGAGCTCATCGCACCGCACACCATGGGCGCGGCCGTCGACCTCACGTTGTGCGTGGACGGCCAGGGCCTGCCTTTGGGTGCCGACTTTGACCAGTTCGATGAGTCAGCCGGCGCGATGTACCTGGAGCGTCTGGAGGATCCGTCGCCGCAGCAAGTGCTCAACCGCGACCTGCGACGCCTGCTCAGCCACACCATGTTCGACGCAGGCTTCGCTCCGCTGGACAGCGAGTGGTGGCACTTCTCCTACGGCGACCAGCGCTGGGCAACGTTCACCGGCAGCTCGGCTAGCCTCTACGGACGAATCGAAGCGTAG
- a CDS encoding APC family permease: MAADQLKKELGMFTLIALGVSGVVGSSWIYTNGSFFEEYGAGGMIFGLALGTLLAACVALSYAQLTGLFPRAGGEVVFSFTILGRTWGFIAGWLLIGAYVSSLAFYFTSFGVLLEFYIPAMDEIPVYTLAGSTVTLPILVAGLALTLLFYFLNVRGASLGGQLQVILFIALIGIGLALAVVGFGAGSVDNFWPPFYEDQNAAMSVLRFVVPGMTYMAGFGLIATLAEDANLPPKKIGWLVVATVLIAGSFYCIVLASSAFIMPWQEVAGMEQGTITAFTEAGFPVLGTLAFAIAILGLLTSFLGLFMATSRIVVALARVNLLPERFAEIDPKHGTPKNALMLVTAITIALGLLGRGAMVSFLETGGIYLGLVWILVVACQFRLKTKYPSLYEASKLKAGFVPLIGAVGAALVIILALWPGTNMSLAWPLEYGVLIVWAVIGAVFYFMSKPIDHEVALERLLGEHKESLPRQLKEDAA; encoded by the coding sequence GTGGCTGCGGATCAGCTGAAGAAAGAACTCGGCATGTTCACCCTGATTGCACTGGGTGTGTCAGGCGTGGTGGGGTCGAGTTGGATTTACACGAACGGTTCCTTCTTCGAGGAATACGGTGCCGGCGGCATGATCTTCGGCCTCGCCCTGGGCACCCTGCTTGCGGCGTGTGTGGCATTGTCGTACGCGCAGCTCACCGGCCTGTTTCCTCGCGCGGGCGGAGAGGTGGTGTTCAGCTTCACCATCCTCGGGCGGACGTGGGGCTTCATCGCCGGCTGGCTGCTGATCGGGGCGTACGTGTCTTCGCTGGCGTTCTACTTCACGTCGTTCGGTGTGCTGCTGGAGTTCTACATCCCGGCGATGGATGAGATCCCGGTGTACACGCTGGCTGGGTCGACCGTGACGCTGCCGATCCTGGTCGCCGGACTGGCGCTCACGCTGCTGTTCTACTTCCTCAACGTGCGCGGTGCGAGCCTCGGCGGGCAGTTGCAGGTGATCTTGTTCATTGCGCTCATCGGCATCGGCCTGGCGCTGGCGGTGGTGGGTTTCGGCGCGGGTAGCGTCGATAATTTCTGGCCGCCGTTCTACGAGGACCAGAACGCCGCGATGAGCGTGCTGCGCTTCGTGGTGCCAGGCATGACGTATATGGCGGGCTTCGGGCTGATTGCCACTCTTGCAGAGGACGCGAACCTGCCGCCGAAGAAGATCGGTTGGCTGGTCGTGGCGACGGTGCTCATTGCGGGTTCGTTCTACTGCATTGTGCTGGCATCGTCGGCGTTCATCATGCCGTGGCAAGAGGTCGCCGGCATGGAGCAGGGCACGATCACCGCGTTCACGGAGGCGGGCTTCCCCGTCCTGGGCACGCTGGCTTTCGCCATTGCGATTCTTGGCCTGCTCACCTCCTTCCTTGGCCTGTTCATGGCCACCAGCCGCATCGTCGTCGCGCTCGCACGCGTGAACCTGCTGCCCGAACGTTTCGCTGAGATCGACCCGAAGCACGGCACGCCGAAGAACGCGCTGATGCTGGTCACCGCGATCACGATTGCGCTGGGCCTGCTCGGCCGCGGCGCCATGGTGTCCTTCCTGGAAACCGGCGGTATCTATCTCGGCCTGGTCTGGATCCTGGTGGTTGCGTGCCAGTTCCGCTTGAAGACGAAGTACCCGTCGCTGTACGAAGCGTCGAAACTCAAGGCTGGGTTTGTCCCGCTGATCGGTGCCGTAGGCGCGGCGCTGGTGATCATCCTCGCCCTGTGGCCGGGGACCAACATGAGTCTCGCGTGGCCGCTTGAGTACGGCGTGCTCATCGTCTGGGCGGTGATCGGCGCAGTCTTCTACTTCATGAGCAAGCCGATCGACCACGAAGTCGCGCTTGAGCGGCTCCTGGGCGAGCACAAGGAGTCGCTGCCCCGCCAGCTCAAGGAGGATGCAGCATGA
- a CDS encoding M13 family metallopeptidase, translated as MQDLFELVNGTWVREHEIPADRGIDGSFYELRDKSEADVHALLEESDSRGGALYRSFMDTDAINAGGTAPLEGDLEKIAVKNVEEFVRNLGVLERDGIGGPLTYWVEKDSQGELAVPYLVQSGLGLPDEAYYREPQHAETLQKYEAHVARMLEFLDPKYLLGLTPQLAAQRIVALESHLAESHWDVVRARDAVATYNPTELDQLPGIIQEMLRASGIQDGRLIDMMPSYTQDLAGMLRPETLADWQLWGAWNILRSRAGLLSEEIGEANFEFFGTHLSGATQQRDRWKRGVGLAESLVGEEIGRVYVEKHFPASSKSEMLELVSYLVRAYRERIAKLEWMSEATKDRAQAKLSQFTSKIGYPDRWRSFDGLEFDESGEALVDNVRAGSAFEHDYQLSKIGKPTDREEWVSTPQTVNAFYNPVVNDITFPAAILQPPFFDPEADAAENFGAIGAVIGHEIGHGFDDQGSRYDGLGNLNSWWTDADRERFEELTSKLVGQFQGLVPSVLADREGISGVNGEFTLGENIGDLGGLGIAVVAYKLYLEDKGLGDGEAKPFGDLDGEFTGFQRLFLAWARVWRSKSRPEMAAQLLAIDPHSPNEFRCNVIAGNVEEFYEAFDVEKGSPVWIAPEDRVTIW; from the coding sequence ATGCAAGACCTCTTTGAGCTAGTCAACGGCACGTGGGTGCGTGAACACGAGATCCCTGCAGACCGCGGAATCGACGGATCATTCTACGAACTGCGCGATAAATCGGAAGCCGATGTTCACGCGTTGCTCGAAGAGAGCGACAGCCGCGGGGGCGCACTCTATCGCTCCTTCATGGACACCGACGCGATCAACGCCGGCGGCACTGCGCCGCTCGAGGGCGACCTGGAGAAAATTGCGGTGAAAAACGTCGAGGAGTTCGTCCGCAACCTCGGTGTCCTCGAGCGCGATGGCATTGGGGGCCCGCTGACCTACTGGGTGGAAAAGGACTCCCAGGGCGAATTGGCGGTGCCCTACCTAGTGCAATCCGGCCTTGGCCTGCCGGATGAGGCTTACTACCGCGAGCCCCAGCACGCAGAGACGCTGCAGAAGTACGAGGCGCACGTCGCGCGCATGCTCGAGTTCTTGGATCCGAAGTACTTGCTGGGGCTCACCCCGCAACTCGCGGCCCAGCGCATCGTGGCTTTGGAATCGCACCTGGCTGAAAGCCATTGGGATGTCGTCCGTGCCCGTGACGCGGTGGCCACCTACAATCCGACCGAGCTTGACCAGCTGCCAGGCATCATCCAGGAGATGCTGCGCGCCTCGGGCATCCAGGACGGCCGCTTGATTGACATGATGCCCTCCTACACCCAGGACCTCGCCGGCATGCTGCGCCCAGAGACCCTGGCGGACTGGCAGCTGTGGGGCGCGTGGAACATCCTGCGCTCGCGCGCCGGTCTGCTCAGCGAGGAAATCGGCGAAGCGAACTTCGAGTTCTTCGGCACCCACCTCTCCGGTGCCACGCAGCAGCGCGACCGCTGGAAGCGCGGTGTGGGACTGGCGGAGTCCCTCGTGGGCGAGGAAATTGGCCGGGTGTATGTGGAAAAGCATTTCCCGGCTTCGTCGAAAAGCGAGATGCTCGAGCTGGTCTCTTACTTAGTCCGCGCGTACCGTGAGCGGATTGCCAAGCTGGAGTGGATGAGCGAGGCCACGAAGGATCGCGCGCAGGCGAAGCTGTCGCAGTTCACCTCAAAGATTGGCTACCCGGATCGGTGGCGCAGCTTCGATGGGCTCGAATTCGACGAGTCGGGCGAGGCGCTGGTGGACAACGTGCGTGCGGGTTCCGCCTTCGAGCACGACTACCAGCTGTCCAAGATTGGCAAGCCGACTGACCGCGAAGAGTGGGTCTCCACTCCGCAGACCGTGAACGCGTTCTACAACCCGGTGGTCAATGACATCACGTTCCCCGCCGCCATCTTGCAGCCGCCGTTCTTCGACCCGGAGGCGGACGCGGCGGAGAATTTCGGGGCGATCGGAGCGGTTATCGGCCACGAAATCGGCCATGGCTTCGACGACCAGGGCTCGCGTTACGACGGCCTAGGCAACTTGAACTCCTGGTGGACCGATGCCGACCGCGAGCGCTTCGAGGAGCTGACTTCAAAACTCGTGGGCCAGTTCCAAGGCCTCGTGCCCAGCGTGCTCGCGGACCGCGAAGGCATTTCCGGCGTCAACGGCGAGTTCACCCTCGGCGAGAACATCGGTGACCTCGGTGGTCTCGGCATCGCGGTGGTGGCCTACAAGCTTTACTTAGAGGACAAGGGCTTGGGCGACGGCGAGGCGAAGCCGTTCGGCGACCTCGACGGCGAGTTCACCGGTTTCCAGCGCCTCTTTTTGGCGTGGGCCCGCGTGTGGCGCTCCAAGTCGCGCCCGGAGATGGCCGCGCAGCTGCTGGCGATTGACCCGCACTCGCCGAACGAGTTCCGCTGCAACGTCATCGCCGGCAACGTCGAGGAGTTCTACGAGGCCTTTGACGTGGAGAAAGGTTCGCCCGTTTGGATCGCGCCGGAAGATCGGGTGACAATTTGGTAG